The following is a genomic window from Candidatus Methylomirabilis sp..
AGTACCCGAAGGAGGCGATCCTGGAGAGCTACCTCAACGCCGTCTACTTCGGGCAGCGGGGCGGGGTCCCGATCCGGGGGATCGAGGAGGCCAGCCGGTTCTACTTCGGCGCCGGGGTCGAGCGGCTGACCCTGCCGCAGGTGGCCCTCCTGGCCGCCCTCGTCCGGGGACCGAACCTCTACTCTCCCTTCCGCGACCCCGAGCGGGCACGCGAGCGGCGGGCGTTGGTCCTGAAGCGGATGCGCGAGGAAGGCATGATCGCGGAGGAGCAGGAGGCGGCGGCCGGCGCCGCCCCCCTCGGCATCCGGGCTCCCGAGGAGGCCGAGGCTCAGGCCCCGTACTTTGTGGACTACACCCTCCAGAGGCTGGAGGAGGCGGGGGCAACGGTGGAGGCGGCTCCCGCGCAGATCTCCACGACCCTGGATCCCCTCCTCCAGCGGGCCGCCGCCGCGGCCGTGCAGCGCGCCCTCGCCCGCCTCGAGCGGCGGTACCCGCACCTCCGGCGAGAGCGCCCGGAGGACCGCCTCCAGGCGGCCCTGGTGGCCCTGGACGTCCGGACCGGGGCCGTCCTGGCGCTGGTCGGAGGGCGCGAGTACCGGGAAAGCCAGTTCAACCGGGCCGTCCAGGCGCGGCGGCAGCCGGGCTCCCTCTTCAAGCCGTTCGTCTATCTGGCCGCCCTGACCCCGGCGGAGGGGAGGTCCCCCTTCACGGGAGCCACCCTCGTGGACGACGCCCCTCTCACCCTGCTCGCCGCGGGCAAGCCCTGGTCGCCCGAGAACTACGACGGCCTCTTCCGGGGGCCGGTGACGGTGCGGACGGCTCTCGAGCAGTCCTTGAACGTACCCACGGTCCGGGTGGCCGAGGCGATCGGCCTCGGGCGCATCGTGGAGACGGCCCAGGCGGCCGGCATCACCTCGCCCCTCGCCCCGGTCCCCTCCCTCGCCCTGGGGACCTCGGAGGTGACGCTGCTCGAGGTGACAGCGGCCTACGCCACCCTGGCCGCGGGGGGACAAAGCGTCACGCCGAATCCCGTGGCGGCGGTGATCCTGGGGGGAGAAGTGTACCAGGAGGCCCTGGGACCGGGCCCGGAGGTGGTGAGCCCCCAGGTGGCGTTTATCCTCACCCACCTGCTGCGGGGGACGCTCGAGCGGGGGACGGGGGCGGAGGCTCAAGCCCTGGGCCTGAGCCGGCCGGCGGCGGGGAAGACCGGAACCACCGACGATTTTCGGGACGCCTGGTTCGTGGGATACACCCCGACGGTTGCCGTGGGGGTCTGGGTCGGGTTCGATCGCCAGGAGCCCCTGAAGCTGGGGGGCGCGGTTGCCGCGCTTCCCCTGTGGGTGGATTTCCTGGAGAATCTCCCCCAGAACGAGCCGGCAGACTTCCCGGTTCCCCCGGGTGTGAGCTTCCGGACCGTGGACCCCGGGACGGGCGGCCTCGCCACCTGGGAGTGCCCGGTGCGCGTCGAGGAGGCGTTCCTGGAGGGCACGGAACCGACGGCGGCCTGCCCGGCGCATCCGGGGGGTCTGTTCCGCTGGCTGCGGCGGGGGACCGAGGGGACCCCCGAGAATC
Proteins encoded in this region:
- a CDS encoding PBP1A family penicillin-binding protein, with the protein product MRRINWRHTVAAATGLVLAGGLLLYATIRLPVPGEIPIGPPRIYSAPLSLAPGLPLTRERLLARLVPLGYRTAEALEDPGDVVVESEAVEVHLRPFTYPEGPFPGGPVRLEFAEGHLVKIRRLPEGEELPELRLEPELLSGDPGAGLALARPVPLEEVPPHLTGAILAVEDRRFLSHGGLDLRAIARAALVNLRHGELVQGGSTITQQLAKTLYLTPRRTFWRKAREAVLALVLELKYPKEAILESYLNAVYFGQRGGVPIRGIEEASRFYFGAGVERLTLPQVALLAALVRGPNLYSPFRDPERARERRALVLKRMREEGMIAEEQEAAAGAAPLGIRAPEEAEAQAPYFVDYTLQRLEEAGATVEAAPAQISTTLDPLLQRAAAAAVQRALARLERRYPHLRRERPEDRLQAALVALDVRTGAVLALVGGREYRESQFNRAVQARRQPGSLFKPFVYLAALTPAEGRSPFTGATLVDDAPLTLLAAGKPWSPENYDGLFRGPVTVRTALEQSLNVPTVRVAEAIGLGRIVETAQAAGITSPLAPVPSLALGTSEVTLLEVTAAYATLAAGGQSVTPNPVAAVILGGEVYQEALGPGPEVVSPQVAFILTHLLRGTLERGTGAEAQALGLSRPAAGKTGTTDDFRDAWFVGYTPTVAVGVWVGFDRQEPLKLGGAVAALPLWVDFLENLPQNEPADFPVPPGVSFRTVDPGTGGLATWECPVRVEEAFLEGTEPTAACPAHPGGLFRWLRRGTEGTPENQP